Proteins encoded in a region of the Haloglomus salinum genome:
- a CDS encoding cobalt-precorrin-4/precorrin-4 C(11)-methyltransferase, translating to MSDAPDEPTDPQDAIDAASAARATGRDPRVQEHTAGDDQEGIPFVGAGPGDPRLLTVAGRDLLAEADLVVHAGSLVNSELLDEYCADAETVSSIGKDLEELIPLMRDAYEAGQNVVRLHSGDPAVYGAALEQMDALEHEGVPTYIVPGVTSAFAAAATLRTQLTLNGAADHVAFTRPQGKTLDPEDDHIAEFVEMGDVTTCIYLGTHAVAETMDRLVDEGIDPETPVAVVYHASWPDEDVLTGTVADIGAAIEDAGYRASAMVVIGDAVGAGDYERSYLYGGWANRGEDDSDTSADEEAGAD from the coding sequence ATGAGCGACGCACCCGACGAGCCGACCGACCCGCAGGATGCCATCGATGCGGCCTCGGCGGCCCGCGCGACCGGGCGCGACCCCCGGGTCCAAGAGCACACCGCCGGCGACGACCAGGAGGGAATCCCCTTCGTCGGCGCCGGGCCGGGCGACCCCCGCCTGCTCACCGTCGCCGGTCGGGACCTCCTGGCCGAGGCGGACCTCGTGGTCCACGCCGGCTCGCTGGTCAACAGCGAACTGCTCGACGAATACTGCGCCGACGCCGAGACCGTCTCCTCCATCGGGAAGGACCTGGAGGAGCTGATTCCCCTGATGCGGGACGCGTACGAGGCGGGCCAGAACGTGGTCCGGCTCCACAGCGGCGACCCCGCGGTGTACGGTGCCGCCCTCGAGCAGATGGACGCGCTGGAACACGAGGGCGTCCCGACCTACATCGTCCCCGGCGTCACCTCGGCGTTCGCCGCCGCCGCGACGCTGCGTACCCAGCTCACCCTCAACGGTGCCGCCGACCACGTCGCCTTCACCCGGCCGCAGGGGAAGACCCTCGACCCGGAGGACGACCACATCGCCGAGTTCGTCGAGATGGGCGACGTGACGACCTGCATCTACCTCGGGACCCACGCCGTCGCGGAGACGATGGACCGGCTGGTCGACGAGGGTATCGACCCCGAGACGCCCGTCGCGGTCGTCTACCACGCCTCCTGGCCCGACGAGGACGTGCTGACGGGCACGGTCGCCGACATCGGCGCCGCCATCGAGGACGCGGGCTATCGCGCCTCCGCGATGGTCGTCATCGGCGACGCCGTCGGCGCGGGCGACTACGAGCGGTCCTACCTGTACGGCGGCTGGGCGAACCGTGGCGAGGACGACTCGGACACCTCGGCGGACGAGGAGGCGGGGGCTGACTGA
- a CDS encoding CbtA family protein has translation MFAAYVLRGLKAGAVAGLAFGLFVVLVASPLVAVAEERAGHHGGHAADGGHADETAHAAIDVGPLSVSTGALSTLTNLLGGLGWGVLLGVGFAVAFYLLEPAVPGTSDTQVYLLGAAGLLTVSGAPWLAVPPQPPGVEGAALDVRGLWYGGALVAGAVACLASGALYDRLADIGHGRRVAALVATVPLAALLALPVVGPTAAAGEPLVAAYRGVVLAGQVGLWLVLTAAFARFHRRGLDRDAMVTADSPAVAPGD, from the coding sequence ATGTTCGCGGCCTACGTGCTCCGTGGCCTGAAGGCCGGCGCAGTCGCGGGCCTCGCGTTCGGGCTGTTCGTCGTGCTGGTGGCCTCGCCGCTGGTGGCCGTGGCCGAGGAGCGCGCGGGGCACCACGGCGGACACGCAGCCGACGGCGGACACGCGGACGAGACAGCGCACGCAGCCATCGACGTGGGGCCGCTCTCCGTGTCGACGGGAGCGCTATCGACGCTGACGAACCTGCTGGGCGGTCTCGGCTGGGGCGTCCTGCTGGGCGTCGGCTTCGCCGTCGCGTTCTACCTGCTGGAACCGGCCGTTCCCGGCACGAGCGACACCCAGGTCTACCTGCTCGGTGCGGCCGGGCTGCTCACCGTCTCGGGGGCGCCCTGGCTCGCGGTGCCGCCCCAGCCCCCGGGCGTCGAGGGCGCGGCGCTCGACGTGCGCGGCCTCTGGTACGGCGGCGCGCTCGTCGCCGGGGCCGTAGCCTGCCTCGCGAGCGGGGCGCTGTACGACCGGCTGGCCGACATCGGTCACGGCCGCCGGGTCGCCGCACTCGTCGCGACGGTCCCACTCGCCGCGCTGCTCGCGCTCCCGGTCGTCGGCCCCACCGCGGCCGCGGGGGAACCGCTGGTCGCGGCCTACCGCGGTGTCGTGCTCGCGGGCCAGGTCGGCCTGTGGCTCGTCCTGACGGCGGCGTTCGCACGGTTCCACCGGCGCGGACTCGACCGTGACGCGATGGTCACGGCCGATAGCCCCGCAGTCGCCCCCGGCGACTAA
- a CDS encoding CbiX/SirB N-terminal domain-containing protein, protein MSDAPPTAAPTDGPELPDEFDDEAVLLVGHGSRREKSNEQVRALAVMLEDRLGLPVDAGFLELAEPSIPDALAGLMPSVSRVTVVQLSLFAASHVKNDVPLAVDQARADHPAATFHVGGHLGVHPAIVDLLDDRAAAVEAELGVDRETDEVAVVLCARGSSDPDANADVHKLARLLHEGRDFARVDPTFIGVTEPTLGETLHRVARARPDAVVVLPYMLGDGVLTGRIRDGAAEFGADYPYVAAAAGDPLGTDDRLLDVLGDRWQAARTDSVEMSCDTCKYKVELDGYERDVGGARAQLRALTHLETHADRDDVDDDPHVHDHPEKHVAVCTNTTCANDGAPAVLERLRQGVRDSEACDARVTRTSCLGRCGDGPIVAVYPDGVWYGDVAPDDAERVVGDHLDRDRIVSDLVDGTL, encoded by the coding sequence ATGAGCGACGCACCACCCACGGCGGCGCCGACCGACGGCCCCGAACTCCCCGACGAGTTCGACGACGAGGCGGTCCTCCTCGTGGGGCACGGTTCCCGGCGCGAGAAGTCCAACGAGCAGGTGCGCGCCCTCGCGGTCATGCTGGAGGACCGGCTTGGCCTTCCCGTCGATGCGGGCTTTCTCGAACTCGCCGAGCCGTCCATCCCGGACGCGCTCGCCGGCCTGATGCCGAGCGTCTCGCGGGTGACCGTCGTGCAACTGTCGCTGTTCGCCGCGAGCCACGTCAAGAACGACGTCCCGCTCGCCGTCGACCAGGCACGAGCCGACCATCCGGCGGCGACGTTCCACGTCGGTGGCCACCTCGGGGTCCACCCTGCCATCGTCGACCTGCTGGACGACCGTGCCGCGGCCGTCGAGGCCGAACTCGGCGTCGACCGCGAGACGGACGAGGTGGCCGTCGTACTCTGTGCGCGCGGGTCCTCGGACCCCGACGCGAACGCCGACGTGCACAAACTCGCGCGCCTGCTCCACGAGGGGCGCGACTTCGCCCGCGTCGACCCGACCTTCATCGGCGTCACGGAGCCGACGCTCGGCGAGACGCTCCACCGCGTCGCCCGCGCCCGCCCGGACGCCGTCGTCGTGCTGCCGTACATGCTCGGCGACGGCGTCCTCACGGGGCGCATCCGCGACGGCGCCGCCGAGTTCGGCGCCGACTACCCGTACGTCGCTGCTGCTGCTGGCGACCCGCTCGGGACCGACGACCGACTGCTGGACGTGCTGGGCGACCGCTGGCAGGCCGCCCGGACAGACAGCGTCGAGATGTCCTGCGACACGTGCAAGTACAAGGTCGAACTCGACGGCTACGAGCGCGACGTGGGCGGCGCCCGCGCGCAGTTGCGCGCGCTCACGCACCTCGAGACCCACGCCGACCGCGACGACGTCGACGACGACCCGCACGTCCACGACCACCCCGAGAAGCACGTCGCCGTCTGCACGAACACCACCTGCGCGAACGACGGCGCGCCCGCCGTCCTCGAACGGCTCCGGCAGGGCGTCCGCGACTCGGAGGCCTGCGACGCGCGCGTGACCCGCACGTCCTGTCTCGGGCGCTGTGGCGACGGCCCCATCGTCGCCGTCTATCCGGACGGGGTCTGGTACGGCGACGTGGCGCCCGACGACGCCGAGCGCGTCGTCGGCGACCACCTCGACCGCGACCGCATCGTGAGCGACCTCGTCGACGGCACCCTGTAG
- a CDS encoding CbtB domain-containing protein: MSQSSQPVSRASTVQDRFTAARTSLTATQVAVGTALVAGLLFLLVFAGEPAVHESLHDARHAAGIVCH, from the coding sequence ATGTCGCAGTCATCACAGCCCGTCTCGCGGGCCTCGACCGTCCAGGACCGTTTCACTGCCGCACGCACGTCGCTGACCGCCACGCAGGTCGCGGTCGGCACCGCGCTGGTCGCCGGCCTCCTGTTCCTGCTCGTGTTCGCGGGCGAGCCCGCGGTCCACGAGTCACTCCACGACGCGCGCCACGCCGCCGGCATCGTCTGTCACTGA
- a CDS encoding precorrin-3B C(17)-methyltransferase, which produces MSTDSPDSDGVEFDLDGEVVPESEYGTLYVVGIGPGLPDEMTQRARDVIRTADCVVASNLYQEFLRKDGTLPPADRVDEDGAFERPDGSTGELVRSSMGRQVELAKEAFARVRRGEDVAHVSGGDPNVYGKSDLVFTMAEAEGATDVPIEIVPGVTAALGLAGNLGAPLSNDFCTVSLSDKWRGWAEIEEKLRAAAISGFVVVLYNCWRDYERAIDTLREERAADVPVAIVNDAGRGEAGRNLEGETFTITTLGEADQHDEEVGGMGTSILVGTHETEVWSNDHREYLVTPRGGRDVEDF; this is translated from the coding sequence ATGAGCACCGATAGTCCGGACAGCGATGGCGTGGAGTTCGACCTCGATGGCGAGGTCGTCCCCGAGTCCGAGTACGGCACGCTGTACGTCGTCGGTATCGGCCCCGGCCTGCCCGACGAGATGACCCAGCGCGCCCGCGACGTGATTCGCACGGCGGACTGCGTGGTCGCCTCGAACCTCTACCAGGAGTTCCTCCGGAAGGACGGAACCCTGCCCCCGGCGGACCGAGTCGACGAGGACGGCGCCTTCGAGCGACCCGACGGCTCGACGGGCGAACTCGTCCGGTCCTCGATGGGCCGGCAGGTGGAGCTGGCGAAGGAGGCGTTCGCTCGTGTCCGCCGCGGCGAGGACGTGGCGCACGTCTCCGGCGGCGACCCGAACGTGTACGGCAAGAGCGACCTCGTGTTCACGATGGCCGAGGCGGAGGGCGCGACGGACGTGCCCATCGAGATCGTCCCGGGCGTCACGGCCGCCCTGGGACTGGCGGGCAACCTCGGCGCCCCGCTCTCGAACGACTTCTGCACCGTCTCGCTCTCGGACAAGTGGCGCGGCTGGGCGGAGATAGAGGAGAAGCTCCGGGCCGCCGCCATCTCCGGGTTCGTCGTCGTCCTCTACAACTGCTGGCGCGACTACGAGCGCGCCATCGACACCCTCCGGGAGGAGCGCGCCGCCGACGTCCCCGTCGCCATCGTCAACGACGCCGGCCGCGGCGAGGCCGGGCGCAACCTGGAGGGCGAGACGTTCACCATCACGACGCTGGGCGAGGCCGACCAGCACGACGAGGAGGTCGGCGGGATGGGGACCTCCATCCTCGTCGGCACCCACGAGACCGAGGTCTGGAGCAACGACCACCGCGAGTACCTCGTCACGCCCCGCGGCGGGCGCGACGTGGAGGACTTCTGA
- the cbiG gene encoding cobalt-precorrin 5A hydrolase has product MSTDSNSGTTDEASDDDSSGGHCSTPDSDGEVAEDIAVVAFERKWETAEDIREGIGDRYNSIDLLEYHGDVFAEHWGEYDCFVGLMASGIAMRKTAGLLDDKWADPAVVVVDEELTWAIPLTGGHHGANQVADDLASMGAVPAMTTASEAAGKQGVEERAKALDAHVVNGDSTVATNLAVLDEELGPVARLDGPTAVLAGEDVTVLKRNSNDSVVLGTGSVAGAEAEQFEAAWEAALADTDYDLSDVEFVATGTRKAEEDGLLAAAEALGLGVVSFEKETLEEFEGPTPSRSRELIGWPGIAEASAIAGGRDHDLLVEKVSHEDAVTVAVGR; this is encoded by the coding sequence ATGAGTACTGACAGCAACAGCGGTACGACGGACGAGGCATCGGACGACGACAGCTCGGGCGGGCACTGCTCGACTCCCGACAGCGACGGCGAGGTGGCCGAGGACATCGCCGTCGTCGCCTTCGAGCGCAAGTGGGAGACTGCCGAGGACATCCGCGAGGGCATCGGCGACCGCTACAACAGTATCGACCTGCTGGAGTACCACGGCGACGTGTTCGCCGAGCACTGGGGCGAGTACGACTGCTTCGTCGGGCTGATGGCCAGCGGCATCGCGATGCGCAAGACTGCCGGCCTGCTCGACGACAAGTGGGCGGACCCCGCCGTCGTCGTGGTCGACGAGGAACTCACGTGGGCCATCCCGCTCACCGGCGGACACCACGGGGCCAACCAGGTGGCCGACGACCTCGCGTCGATGGGCGCGGTGCCCGCGATGACCACGGCCAGCGAGGCGGCCGGCAAGCAGGGCGTCGAGGAGCGCGCGAAGGCGCTGGACGCCCACGTCGTCAACGGCGACTCGACGGTCGCGACGAACCTCGCCGTGCTGGACGAGGAACTCGGCCCCGTCGCCCGACTCGACGGCCCAACCGCGGTACTGGCTGGAGAGGACGTGACGGTCCTGAAACGGAACTCGAACGACAGCGTCGTCCTCGGCACCGGGAGCGTCGCGGGCGCCGAGGCCGAGCAGTTCGAGGCGGCGTGGGAGGCGGCCCTCGCCGACACCGACTACGACCTCTCGGACGTGGAGTTCGTCGCGACTGGCACCCGGAAAGCCGAGGAGGACGGCCTGCTCGCGGCCGCCGAAGCACTCGGCCTCGGGGTCGTCTCCTTCGAGAAGGAGACGCTGGAGGAGTTCGAGGGCCCCACACCCTCGCGCTCGCGCGAACTCATCGGCTGGCCGGGCATCGCCGAGGCCTCGGCCATCGCGGGCGGCCGCGACCACGACCTGCTCGTCGAGAAGGTGAGCCACGAGGACGCCGTCACGGTGGCGGTCGGCCGATGA
- a CDS encoding PQQ-binding-like beta-propeller repeat protein, producing MTTTEPRSGVAEPLIETAAVSLGDVDPARSRHAGRRSAIALVPGADADADAPLAVAGLADGSLVAVAPDGTERWRDTPDTAGSVVTLVTFAGGVLVGERGADGAVRYHDSATGDCRWHHESATDVGDPQRHSRFYLPFVASAATASVDGESRAFVAVRRYERSGDDQPRHFESAVYAFDPDGTIAWQYEAAASPIAVDVRNGRVAVAYNRCPEPDDHDDGLVVLDAANGAERWCWDPGVAMPGPPGQRRVGDVSLTPGGPVVASHADYRGYGLNWHGTVRWQLDLARPVERAVSDSSAADDTREEGADTVYAYPNHVHATESRALFVTGNTYPEAGRETEARHPREHTAVGVQTGVEQWSAPVGGFATDLGAAEAGVAVPSGQHFRDRDAATHALRVFDLADGSSATVETDGIVTCAAVRDGRVAAVEEPVIYHDEGVEHGSYRLRLFER from the coding sequence ATGACGACGACTGAGCCACGGAGTGGGGTAGCCGAGCCGCTCATCGAGACCGCCGCCGTCTCCCTTGGTGATGTCGACCCGGCCCGCTCGCGTCACGCCGGCCGGCGGTCAGCGATTGCACTCGTACCGGGGGCGGACGCCGACGCGGACGCGCCGCTCGCGGTGGCTGGCCTCGCCGACGGCTCGCTCGTCGCCGTCGCGCCCGACGGGACCGAACGCTGGCGAGATACCCCAGATACTGCGGGCAGCGTCGTCACCCTCGTCACGTTCGCCGGCGGCGTCCTCGTCGGCGAACGCGGTGCCGACGGGGCCGTCCGCTATCACGACAGCGCAACCGGCGACTGTCGATGGCATCACGAGAGCGCGACCGACGTGGGCGACCCCCAGCGCCACTCGCGGTTCTACCTCCCGTTCGTCGCGAGCGCGGCCACCGCCAGCGTCGACGGCGAGTCTCGGGCGTTCGTTGCCGTGCGACGGTACGAGCGCTCGGGCGACGACCAGCCGCGTCACTTCGAGAGCGCCGTCTACGCGTTCGACCCGGACGGGACCATCGCGTGGCAGTACGAGGCGGCCGCCTCGCCCATCGCCGTCGATGTCCGGAACGGCCGGGTCGCGGTCGCCTACAACCGCTGTCCCGAGCCCGACGACCACGATGATGGCCTGGTCGTGCTCGACGCCGCCAACGGCGCCGAACGCTGGTGCTGGGACCCCGGCGTGGCGATGCCCGGGCCACCCGGGCAGCGCCGGGTCGGCGACGTATCGCTGACACCTGGCGGCCCGGTTGTCGCGAGCCACGCCGACTACCGCGGCTACGGGCTGAACTGGCACGGCACGGTGCGCTGGCAGCTCGACCTCGCGCGGCCGGTCGAGCGGGCCGTCTCGGACAGTTCCGCAGCGGACGACACCCGCGAGGAGGGCGCCGACACCGTCTACGCCTATCCCAACCACGTCCACGCGACCGAATCCAGGGCGCTGTTCGTCACGGGCAACACCTATCCCGAGGCGGGCCGCGAGACCGAGGCCCGGCATCCGCGCGAGCACACGGCTGTCGGTGTCCAGACTGGCGTGGAGCAGTGGTCGGCCCCGGTCGGCGGCTTCGCCACCGACCTCGGCGCCGCCGAAGCGGGTGTGGCGGTCCCATCGGGCCAGCACTTCCGGGACCGGGACGCCGCGACCCACGCGCTCCGGGTGTTCGACCTCGCCGACGGGTCGTCCGCCACGGTCGAGACCGACGGTATCGTCACCTGTGCGGCCGTCCGCGACGGCCGTGTTGCGGCGGTGGAGGAGCCCGTGATCTACCACGACGAGGGCGTCGAGCACGGTTCGTACCGGCTACGGCTGTTCGAGCGGTAA
- the cobJ gene encoding precorrin-3B C(17)-methyltransferase — protein sequence MSTENTDTTTEASTSTDTESTCGASTDATEETESKCGTSTSSSSSSSSSGCGGSKSETTDENVSATAADFEGDPGRLVAVGLGPGHAEGMTQRARAALLEAEHIVGYTTYIDLLPDEVTEQADELYDTPMCGEVSRTEEAVDRTLAGNDVAIVGSGDPNVYALGGLALEIVESKGTTPSAVDFEVVPGVPAAQSCAARLGAPLVNDTVTVSLSDHLTPMEDIESRLHAVAPKGFTIAIYNPWSRKRRENWETCCDILLEHRDPDTAVGVVHGAGREDEQVEIVDLGELKELGETDLVDMTTTVLVGNEETYVEDGRMVTPRGYESKYDY from the coding sequence ATGAGCACCGAGAACACCGACACCACGACCGAGGCATCGACTTCGACAGACACCGAGAGCACGTGCGGCGCATCCACTGACGCGACCGAGGAAACCGAGAGCAAGTGTGGTACATCCACCTCCTCGTCCAGTTCCTCATCGTCGTCGGGCTGTGGCGGCTCGAAGTCCGAGACGACCGACGAGAACGTGAGCGCGACCGCCGCCGACTTCGAGGGCGACCCCGGCCGCCTGGTCGCCGTCGGCCTCGGCCCCGGCCACGCCGAGGGGATGACCCAGCGCGCGAGGGCCGCGCTCCTCGAGGCCGAACACATCGTCGGCTACACCACCTACATCGACCTGCTGCCCGACGAGGTGACCGAGCAGGCCGACGAGCTGTACGACACACCGATGTGCGGCGAGGTCTCCCGCACGGAGGAGGCCGTCGACCGGACGCTGGCGGGCAACGACGTCGCCATCGTCGGCAGCGGCGACCCGAACGTCTACGCGCTCGGGGGACTCGCCCTAGAGATTGTCGAGTCGAAGGGCACCACCCCGAGCGCCGTGGACTTCGAGGTCGTCCCCGGTGTCCCGGCCGCACAGTCCTGCGCGGCCCGGCTGGGCGCCCCCCTCGTCAACGACACCGTCACCGTCTCGCTGTCGGACCATCTGACGCCGATGGAGGACATCGAGTCGCGGCTCCACGCCGTCGCACCCAAGGGGTTCACCATCGCCATCTACAACCCCTGGAGCCGGAAGCGTCGCGAGAACTGGGAGACGTGCTGTGACATCCTGCTGGAGCACCGCGACCCCGACACCGCCGTCGGTGTCGTCCACGGTGCCGGCCGCGAGGACGAACAGGTCGAAATCGTCGACCTGGGCGAGCTGAAGGAACTGGGTGAGACGGACCTCGTCGACATGACGACCACCGTCCTCGTCGGCAACGAGGAGACGTACGTCGAGGACGGCCGGATGGTCACCCCCCGTGGGTACGAGAGCAAGTACGACTACTGA
- a CDS encoding ferredoxin: MSERYRVTVDKEACDGIFACLVRDDRLVEADDGLAGFDPDEAVAVEQTADSVTATFEDDRRDEAESAARACPPNAISVEVLE; this comes from the coding sequence ATGTCCGAGCGATACCGCGTCACCGTCGACAAGGAGGCGTGCGATGGCATCTTCGCCTGCCTCGTCCGCGACGACCGGCTCGTCGAGGCCGACGACGGCCTCGCCGGGTTCGACCCGGACGAGGCGGTCGCCGTCGAGCAGACCGCCGACAGCGTGACCGCGACGTTCGAGGACGACCGGCGCGACGAGGCCGAGAGTGCAGCCCGGGCCTGTCCGCCGAACGCGATTTCCGTAGAGGTGCTGGAATGA
- a CDS encoding cobalamin biosynthesis protein produces the protein MSDAPTGTADRDPPRDLLSAHPETAYFWGRVGGDGDLTSERVLVRAAEESVARRLAAIAGDDGRIAGERTVERPYAHDASLARVEDEYTVKVFGGAADRAAAAFGLPIDGTDGGYRLDALADHDRQLLRGLLEATGTVCFRESEGKVGVSFVHDDRALLEWVRSALADHGFGSDDLAETSSGGYWFGVADADTAAFGEWVYEGSDATGLFADDRRTKLLRSIERAAQVSAGAD, from the coding sequence ATGAGCGACGCCCCGACCGGCACTGCCGACCGCGACCCGCCGCGGGACCTGCTCTCGGCCCACCCGGAGACGGCGTACTTCTGGGGCCGGGTCGGCGGCGACGGCGACCTGACGAGCGAGCGCGTTCTCGTCCGGGCCGCCGAGGAGTCGGTCGCCCGGCGGCTCGCTGCCATCGCCGGCGACGACGGCCGCATCGCGGGCGAGCGCACGGTCGAGCGACCGTACGCCCACGACGCCTCGCTCGCGCGCGTCGAGGACGAGTACACCGTCAAGGTGTTCGGCGGCGCCGCCGACCGCGCGGCCGCGGCCTTCGGCCTCCCCATCGACGGCACCGACGGCGGCTACCGGCTGGACGCGCTGGCCGACCACGACCGTCAGCTCCTGCGCGGCCTTCTCGAAGCCACAGGTACCGTCTGCTTCCGGGAGTCCGAGGGCAAGGTGGGCGTCTCCTTCGTTCACGACGACCGGGCGCTGCTGGAGTGGGTCCGCAGCGCGCTCGCCGACCACGGCTTCGGGAGCGACGACCTCGCGGAGACCTCCTCGGGCGGGTACTGGTTCGGCGTCGCGGACGCCGACACCGCCGCGTTCGGCGAGTGGGTGTACGAGGGGAGCGACGCGACCGGCCTGTTCGCCGACGACCGCCGGACGAAGCTCCTCCGGAGCATCGAGCGTGCGGCTCAGGTCTCGGCGGGGGCCGACTGA
- a CDS encoding DUF3209 family protein: MTCHELEALRLGLMNVLGTTDRSAREHAEKELDGHLEGPIGALAEADTLDGVQRHLDAALVELEEEVAAAGGEPSDARRASSDESDGESTDRYDYLRGRLVAVRDAERAVRRLTNQGESVLDGLDDAHHLLHEAFPVDDDD, translated from the coding sequence ATGACCTGTCACGAACTCGAAGCCCTGCGACTCGGCCTGATGAACGTCCTCGGCACGACCGACCGGAGCGCCCGCGAGCACGCCGAGAAGGAACTCGACGGCCACCTGGAGGGTCCCATTGGGGCACTCGCGGAGGCCGATACGCTGGACGGTGTCCAGCGCCACCTCGACGCCGCGCTCGTCGAGCTGGAGGAGGAGGTGGCCGCGGCCGGCGGTGAGCCGAGCGACGCGAGGCGAGCCTCGTCGGACGAGTCCGACGGTGAGAGCACCGACCGGTACGACTACCTCCGCGGGCGACTCGTGGCAGTGCGCGACGCCGAGCGCGCCGTCCGCCGGCTCACGAATCAGGGCGAGTCCGTCCTCGACGGCCTGGACGACGCCCACCACCTGCTCCACGAGGCGTTCCCCGTCGATGACGACGACTGA